Genomic DNA from Salvia miltiorrhiza cultivar Shanhuang (shh) chromosome 1, IMPLAD_Smil_shh, whole genome shotgun sequence:
CCAACACCTCAGGTTTTGGGCATTAATACAAGATGTTTAAATATGTAATACAAGAAATAATATCTATTGGACTAAATTACTGATTAATTGAAGTTTAAATGATTAATTACTAAATCATCCGAATCAGACATTTGAGCAGCAGCAGCTCAAACTAATTACAGATCAACCGACTGTTACTCTATACCTATTTGACTAACCATTCTGATCTTGATTTTGTACCCTCAAATAGACATCTTCCTTGCTGCTATTTTTGACAATGTGTTGTCCATTTTTTGATTATTCTCATCACTGTATGTGGGGCTGTGCCACATGCCAATACTGCAACTCCTCAACAACTATTTTCACTTTCAAAAAGGATAATTGAGGATAATTGAGGGTTGActttaaaatatacatatttgaattcaaattaatatcaacAATCGACCCCATCTAGTGTTCGACAGTTCGAGTGGTTTAATGGTGAAATAGGCGTGAATGATTATGGGTTTACGACATTATTAACGAAGAACTTTTCCTTTATACATACTTTCCAGTGATACAACGACCAAGTTTTATTAGATTACGAGGGTGTTTGACTaagtttattttataaatttataagtatTTAGAACTTATATGTGTGTTGGTCAAGCGATAAGAGATTAATGTCTAAAATCAAAAATCTTTGTTCGAGTCCTCTATGTTGTCAAGAATATTACACTTGTaaatttgtaatgagacatttgtaataagatggagggagtataaccaAAAACAAACATTTCtcagtaaataaaaaataaaaaaaaaatctcacgaGGCAAGTAAAAGAACAACCTCAAGGAATTTAGATGATCttgttattttataataattattaataatattaataaatgattcgtactttatatatataatcgtATACTAATTTAGTTATGCACGTGACATGATATAAACAGAAATTGCGAAGAGAAAAAAATGGTGccaagaaaaaaagaagaagataaaatCGGAAACGGAGTAACAGCATATTAGCGTCGTCACCGCTCCTCCAAATCCCATCGGAAAACTGCGTCTGAATCTCACTTGGCTTCTAATACACTTCACTGTCTCAATCCTTTCACCAACACAATTCAAAATCCCACACCCATTACTGCTCCTTGATCGTCACCTTCCACCCTCCAATTCCCATTTCCCCCCCAAATCATTCCCCTTTTTCAACTCATAAAATTCAAAACCCCTCTCCGCGATCCGTATACCAATAACCAATTCATGCTCGCCCTAATTCTCTCAAAACCTCAACGTCCCACGCAATTCATTCAATCCGATAATTAGATGGTGGAGACGCTAACCCCCACATCCAGCCCGCCGTGCTTCTGGCGGAGGTCGGCGGCCaaccatcaccaccaccaccgccgttGGATCCCAGCCGCCTTCGTCTTCTTCCTGTCCACCCACAAGACCTTCCTCACTGCCCTCTGTCTCGCCTTCTTCATCACCGTCGGGTACTGGCAGCGAGACGCCGCCGCCGGTGGGTTCTCGATCTTCCGGCGGGCTTTTCCGCTGCGGCAGCTTCCCAAGCTACGACCGGTGGCGTTTAACTTGACCGACTTTGGAGGGGTGGGCGATGGGGTGACTCTGAACACGGTGGCTTTTGAGAAGGCGGTGATGGCGATTTCCAAGCTCGGGAAAAAGGGCGGCGGTCAGCTGAATGTGCCGCCGGGAAATTGGCTGACGGCTCCGTTTAATCTGACTAGTCATATGACTCTGTTCCTTGCTGAGGGTGCTGTTATACTCGGCATTGATGTGAGTGCTTGTTTTAATTTTTGGAAATTTGCTGCTTTCCGTTTCTGGTTTAGAATTTTGAAGTTCCTTTATAGTTTGATAtattttcttccttttctaGGCTTTGATTTTTCTAGGTCTGTGTGTATGAGTGACAAAGATTTGATTTTGTTCATAGGATTGAAGTTCTATTCTTAGGGGGACAATAACTGCATACATAATAGGCTGATTTCGGTAGTAAGCTGAACTTATCACTTCGTTGATTATAAAGATCTAAAGAATCCATTATttctcaaaaaatataaaagctaaataaaattatttgaacttgtgcatctctctctctctctctctctctatatatatatatatatatatttttgtacattatatttatattattaggaGATTTGTGTGGATTTAACATGAAGGTAGGTATTTAgcaattttttcttttcttagcAGGAAGTATATCTATTCACTAATTTAAATCCATTACTGATCTTCACTGGGTTAGCATAAGAAGCTTCCAAATAATGGAAGCCAAAACATGCAAAAAAACTTTATATAAAGTGGTTCGTATAAGAATCTGAAGTTCTATCTGATTCAAGGGATTTTATGAGTAAAAGGAATAGTTGGAATAAAGAAATAGTACAATTTGTGAACCTGTTTGATGGTTTACTGACAACAATGTGTAGAATCAATGGGGAGGGAGGAAGCGAATGGGCTGATATTTTCTTTAGACTTTTCCAGTAATGTGAATGTTTCCTGAGACTTTCTTTTTACTCGGGATTCCGGAAAGAACCAAAATTACCCTCCTTGCCATCTACTTTCTGTTTAAGAACCAAAATCCTTGTAACAAACAGGGTATAGAGATGTATTATGGTTTGAAATAAGATCCACATACTCTACATATCTATGTTGCTTAATTGGTAGGGGTCTTTCAGTTTTCAAGTAAACCTTTGTCAGACTTGCTGCTTAGTGATCCAAGAGCACACAGAATTAAATTTCAATCAAAATAATTTCAGACTTCCGAAATGAATCCTTGAATCTTTGTGCACACTCATCACTCTCTATAAATGGACAAGTCATGATCAGTGTGCTAAGTAGCAtgctttttattttttctggaTATATGCCAAATTTAGTACTATCTATTTTTTCCATAATCCTCCATTCCTCCTATTACCATCTTTTGTCTGGCCTTGTTTGTGCATTTCTGTTATTTTTTTCTCATGTAGCTTAACAAGTTGAAGAGGCAAATATATCTCAGTAATTCTTATTCTCATAATTGATCTTATTGCTTTTTCCCCCCCTCTGAAGGACGAAAAGTATTGGCCTCTTATGCCTCCATTGCCTTCTTATGGATATGGCAGAGAGCATCCTGGACCAAGATATGGAAGTCTAATCCATGGCCAGCACCTTAAAGATGTTACAATCACAGGTTAGCATTGGAGGTGTGTGGGTGTTCCTAATATAGTTTATGGTAATAATTGTAGTAATGTTTTAACATCTCCATTGAATATCTTTGCTTGTGAGTGGTGATATTGCTTGTAGAGAGGAGAGTAGTACCTACAATGCATGGACACCAAATAAACTTTATCAAATGTGTCTCATGGTGCCAATTGCCAAACACGCCCGGAGTTTATAAATGGGTGCAGCATCTGTTGAATGATTTCCAGAATTATGAAGTGGGCAACAGTGGGCGGGAAGTGGCTGAAATATTTCACACATTTTCACttcgttttaattttttttgttgaaaggTTTTGGGTCAATAAACTCTTGGAAGCTAAGTTTAAATCCAGGACTACTTTTGCTTCTCTCTTGAGGTTACACCGTTTCTGCTGTCCTCCAACAATCGTACTTATCACTTATACTTGTTTTCCAAGATCTCGTACTTGAATAGTTGAATTCAACATAAATATGGTTCTCAACCACCCTCAGTTTATATAATTGTTATGCAATCTTATTATGCTTGAATATGGAATATCATATTTCAGTCTGTATGCTGTCAAATGTTtaacttattaattttttatttgaaatatatatattgcatgGATGGATTTATGTATATACCAATCATGCATGCCACAACTGTCTCAGAAATTGCCCCCTTGCTTGTTTTTATGCTGCGTGTGTCACTGTGGCTGTGCATAATAGGTAGTTACAAGATTATTATCCTTTACTTGTTTCAGCTTTAAAAAATTGGTTTGCGAATTCCTGTCAAAACCTAGACGTCTATACTTAAGCAATCACTaaacaaaaacaataaaaattagtACATCCATGGGATGTGTGTCAATATGTGTTTAATACATCAGGTAAATGGATGAGTAGACTGATAAAACTTTATATACAAGTTTCAGGCTCCAAGTCGGCAATTTTTGCCCAGAATGttgcaaaaagaaaaaatttaaaagtccGCTAGTTCCTAAGCTGTGCCTAATAGTCATTGCATTTGCAAATATACACTTTGATCTTATTAGTGAATACCATTGAGTCTTCTTCATTACAGGGCATAATGGCACCATCAATGGCCAGGGTCAAGCATGGTGGAAAAAGTATCGACAGAAGCTTCTAAATCACACGAGGGGACCACTTGTGCAGATTATGTGGTCGAGCAACATTTTGATATCTAACATAACATTACGTGACTCTCCTTTCTGGACCCTTCATCCATATGACTGCAAGAATGTGACGATAAAGAATTTAACCATCCTTGCACCAgtttttcaagctccaaatACTGATGGCATAGATCCTGGTAagttttctcttttattttgtcTGGCATGGGTACATCAGGTGATTAAATTGTCAATATTATTGTTGCACATATTCGTCATCCTTTGTTATATGTTCGATAAATGTATTAGTTAGTTTGGATATAGGGGCCTCCTCTTCTATTATGTCTTAGTCGCATGCATGGAGGTGACGTAATTGAACATCTGTTAAAAATGGTGGCTGGCTACTGTAAATACTTTAAAGAGCTCCCTGGATTTTCTCATCCATTAAGCATGGATTACCTCTACTTTATTGCCAGAACTTGCAATGTAATGCCTAGGGCCATAATATTAGACCCCTTTACTGTTAAATTCAGGAAGTGAACACCCATActtatgtttttctttgttgAAGGGCCAGTCATGGGTTGAGGAGAAGGTTTCTTGTAGTCTGAACAATTGGGTTTATTACGACTTAGGAGTCAGTGAATTACTTGGGGGTAAAAGCACCACTTTTTATCTTCTAGGACATACAGTTGATAAGATTCATGGAGTGCTGAGAACTGTTAGAATTCTCTGAACTGATTATCTACTTTCTGGAAAATTGGCGTTTTCTACTTGCGAGTGAAAACACTAATTATTGTACATCTCATTTTCtgaactagagcattcaactgTCTTCTTGCTGCTATGGTCAGTTCAGGAGCCTAGAAAATCActctacatgattttttttgacATAACATGTGGGAGGTTTTGCCTGCTCCTCAAGGGTTTAGTGACCTGACTAGTCCCCGGGGGCTGGCATAAACTGAAGACATATGGAAGCTTCTTTACTCAACAGGACCGACGGGAGCAGTGTCATTCCTTTGGGATCATCAAGAGAAATGGAGTACGGGTTTGTTGAGTGGGATATATTAAAGCAGATGATGAGCAGTGACTATGCATTTCCTGGGGAGGTGTGTTGGATGGACATAAGTGGTGGTGCACAAGTAATCGAGTAGTCATATATAGAATATTATCTTCTTGGGCATATTGAACTGGAGAATGTTTCTATAGAATATTATCTTCTTGGGCATATTGAACTGGAGAATGTTTCTATAGAGGCCATGAAGAAGATCGTATGAGAGATTATGAGAAGATTATGGGAGATAATTCCAGTTTGT
This window encodes:
- the LOC130987824 gene encoding probable polygalacturonase — protein: MVETLTPTSSPPCFWRRSAANHHHHHRRWIPAAFVFFLSTHKTFLTALCLAFFITVGYWQRDAAAGGFSIFRRAFPLRQLPKLRPVAFNLTDFGGVGDGVTLNTVAFEKAVMAISKLGKKGGGQLNVPPGNWLTAPFNLTSHMTLFLAEGAVILGIDDEKYWPLMPPLPSYGYGREHPGPRYGSLIHGQHLKDVTITGHNGTINGQGQAWWKKYRQKLLNHTRGPLVQIMWSSNILISNITLRDSPFWTLHPYDCKNVTIKNLTILAPVFQAPNTDGIDPDSCEDMVIEDCYISVGDDAIAIKSGWDQYGVDYGRPSKNILIKNLVVRSNVSAGISIGSEMSGGVSNITIENIHIWKSRRAVRIKTAAGRGGYVRGITYRNLTFDTVRVGIVIKTDYNEHPDMGYDPTAFPVLEDISYTSIHGEAVRVPVRIQGSAEIPVKNVTFRDMSVGLANKKKHIFQCAYIQGRVIGTIFPAPCDNLDLYDEAGNLVRRSTSQNSSDIDYDI